In Toxotes jaculatrix isolate fToxJac2 chromosome 11, fToxJac2.pri, whole genome shotgun sequence, a single genomic region encodes these proteins:
- the LOC121189770 gene encoding VIP peptides, with amino-acid sequence MCKAMLQRTGPQLLLLIALCSVLYSRTLSLPYTSMRPTRHADGLFTSGYSKLLGQLSARRYLESLIGKRVSDELMEEPVKRHSDAIFTDNYSRFRKQMAVKKYLNSVLTGKRSLEDPGTTDPEESRDEPNTFQESYDDINVDHLLNNFQLPL; translated from the exons AT GTGTAAAGCGATGTTACAACGAACCGGCCCCCAGCTGCTTCTCTTAATAGCCCTGTGCAGTGTGTTGTACTCCCGGACTCTGAGTCTGCCATACACATCCATGAG ACCGACGAGACACGCAGACGGTCTGTTCACCAGCGGATACAGCAAACTCCTGGGACAGCTATCAGCGCGGAGGTACCTGGAGTCTCTGATCGGCAAGCGGGTCAG TGACGAGCTGATGGAGGAGCCAGTGAAGCGTCATTCAGACGCCATCTTTACAGACAATTACAGCCGCTTCCGCAAACAGATGGCCGTCAAAAAGTACCTGAACTCAGTCTTAACAGGAAAGAGAAG CCTAGAAGATCCTGGAACCACCGACCCGGAGGAGTCCAGGGACGAACCCAACACTTTCCAGGAGAGCTACGATGACATCAACGTAGATCACCTCCTAAACAACTTTCAACTG CCACTTTGA